The window AGCGCAATCCTTGGGCCTGCACTTTGAATTTTGTACTCTCCTTTTCCCGTTTACTTTCTTTCCAAGTTTTAGTATTTTGGGAGTGACATTTTAGCCAAATTGGTCGttgaaatttgcataactcctcacttcgGTCTCTGACAtagaaatcgatagaagtgatcCTTGTGTTTGTccattggaaatcattttgagAATATCCTCATCAAGTGGAGGAGTTTAGTttaacaaaaatacccttaaaaaAATGGTCATGTAGTCATTTACATGACAATTTAACAAGAATATCGATATATTTTtcatagaaaaaccaaaatgatttaCAATGTACAAACTTAGAAACCACTTCTATCAATTTTCATTATCATGGACTAAAATGAAGAGTTATACCAATCTCATGGAAccatttggctaaaaagccttggGGAGTTTATGTCTAtttatacatttttattttccatGACATCAACAACGACTGCAAATAGTAACGAATAATGCAACCTAAAAAGTAAATATGCAACATACTGCATTGCAGAAATGGAGTTCGAATTAAATGTCACAAATAAGCAGAACACGAATGTGAAGACATCGATCTCCTTTTCCGTAATCACAAAAAGATcctcaaagttaattaatttacAACAACTATTTGCCTCAAACGCAACGAAACAGATAAGGAAACCTAGTGAGTACGAGCAGTAGGAAAATTACAAGACTAATGGCAGAAACCGTTTACATTAGAAAATCTTGCTGTACTGGCTACTGAGGGAGTCCTTCAAATTCGAATAAAGACCATAGAGTGAGTACTGTCTAAGGTTTGCCACTTCATACCATGAGTTAAGAACCGAAAGGTGCTTGTCTGTGCCGGAAAATGCCAACTGGATTCCGAGGCTGCAGTCCACAGAGCCGCCATGGTTTTTGCAGCTCGAGGTCTTGAAGGCGCAGTGCTGATTGTTGAGGCAAACAAAGTCGGAGCTCCCTGAACATTTAGAGCACCCATCCTTTTTCCAGTACAAGTTCTGCAGCCTGCCCTTGTTGAACTCAAGCACCTGCGTAAACGAAATTTCACTCAATATATACAGCATTACGCCGAAAATCACAATGGCAGGGAAAGAATTCCAATTCAAAGTCCGATTTCGGTTCCATTGTCAGTACTTACAAGGGTAAAGCTGGTGACAGTGTAGGTACCATTAGCAACAAAAGTAGGAAGGGACCTTGCAGCATATTTTCGCCCAGCAAACGCAACCATAAACCCATAAGTATCCTGATATTTCAGTACCAAGAACACAGAATTAATGGGTTGAATTCGAAACCAGTAAAAAATCTATGCCtccaataaatttaaaaaaattgcaaTTATTTTAATAAAGTTTGTAACTTTAttcaaattttgacaaaaaaaaaaatgcaatttcAATCTAATGAACAAGctaatcaaaaccctaattaaagccaacaattgaaaaataaaataattgaaagaaaTAAGAGGAATcgtagagagagagaacgaACCGGATTGAAGGAGGAGGAGTTGACGGAGAGGAGGGAGATCTCGTCAACTTTGGGTCGGAAAACGGAGATCTGGGCattggaggagagagaaagtctGGAGTCGCAAGGAGACAGCTGAACGGTGCCGTTTCGTTGGAAGGATTCCTTGGAGGCGAAGGCAATTCCGAAGGTGAACCCGTCGGACCTCTCCACCTTCGTGTCCGCGCACGGCGAGTACACGGGGTTTTTGTCGCTGCCGTCGATTACATGCATGACCGTCGTTATCATCATAATCGTGATCATCAAGGTCGTCGTCCATGGAGAAATCACCGCCATGGTTGATCCGGCGATTGGGGATTCTTGGAGGACAGAGAAAATGTGTTTTTTGTTAAGCTGGAAAGGAAGCGGAGTTATGTGGGTCCAGTTGTTGGAGAAAACAGAGATTGAAACTGGGCCTGAAAAGCAAAGAACTGTTTGCAAAAGCCCAAGGCCTTAAACAATGAGGGCTCAAAATCCGTACGAATATACGACATGATGTGTATAAATAATTAGAGGTCCATTTTAGTGTAGACATGTGTTAATTATGGTGGTTAGCAACGGTGTTTATGCTTgtgatggtgatgatggtgaAGTTAAAATCAAATACGCAAAGAACATGCTAACAgaatataaaataatacttTATTAATTGAAAGTAAAGAAACACTACAAATTGCCAAGAAGGTTAACCTAATAAGACTATATCCTGACTAACAAATTTACCTCAAACTCCGGTACAAACCATTCTATAAGAAAACGAAAGTAAAGTCTAGCTTAACGAGCAAGACAAACAAACTTAACAGGCAAAGAATCCTAATCCTTGACCCACAAGAATAACAATAATATtataactaatttttccaacaggTGACACATGAAGTATCCATGGGCACCCATTGACCATCCCTACTCATAATAACATAACGGCCAACTTTGGACTGGATTGAATGATTCAATATACTGAAAGTATGTTGATAGAAGAAATGGAATAGaactcaaaattttcttaaCGTTAAAGTTAGAAGATCGACAAGTCATGAAGGAAACCCTCCCTTCCAGTCCTGCATTTTGCTGAGATTATAAAAGATAAGTTTCCTAATTACAAGAAAAAGCACCAAAAGGAAGCCGTGGAATTGATTCGATATAACAACTTTTTGCAACCTTCCATACTTGTAACGAAACAATCTGGTCTTGCCGAAAAATTTGTTATGCTCGGAGTATCTATACTCTAGAGTTTTTGCCCGTAAAATCTTAGTCATTACATATTTAACCGAGAATCTAACAGCCACCAAATACATcatcaaaaattttaaaaactaagaaaagatgaaaagttacatccATTGAAGGGTCTACAACACACACCCCCCaaattattattcatttaattatttgtataaTAAGGCTGTTACTAAAAACAAATGCTGACTTCCAGTTTATATCTTACCTATAGTCTACAGAGAGGATATTCAAATAACTGTATCATCAACTTTTCTGTGGGCACATAAAATCAGCTTAcctctttttttatataaaatagcAGTAAACACCAACCATCCTTGCAGTGCATGGAACGTGCTTTGCACGCCCAAACAGattggaaaaataaaataaaataagagagaATGACACCAGATGTGGAGATGATTGGTTGAGTTGAGACATAATTAATTAATGGAGAATATTAGCCATCTTACTATGTACCATACTTTTTTACCGTATTCATCTTCTCTTTTTCATTTTGTAATGTTGTATGACGATCGAAATAGTTAACAGAAGAAGAGATCAGTTTTGCAAAGAATCCACCATGTTGCAAATCAGTTGGTCGTTTTAGCAGTATTTTGACGTTCAAAGTACtacgtttatttatttatttatttattttataataattagATAGCTAAATCAATTCTATTTCAGTTGATTTTAAGTAGAGATAATTTTCAAAAGATTATTCAGAAGTTAGATGATTGTATTCATCTTCCTTTTTCATGTTGCAATGTTATGTTATGATTGAAACAATTTACGGTAGAAGAGATCATTCCTACAAAGAATCAACTATGTTGCAAATCGGTTGGTCATTTTAGTAGTGTGATAGTCAAAGCattatgtttgtttatttatttgataACACCAATTCTGCTTAGTTAATTTTAAGTCGagataattttttaaaagataGTCTAAAAGTTAGACAATTTTGATTGTCAAATGACATGACATGATGAAAACGAGATGGAAAACTGTAGAAGATGAAGGATTACATGAGAGGTAGCTGGCTAGCACTTCCccataattgactaattaaccAGTTAATCATATAAGAAATAGAGATGCTAAGTTGAAAGATAGACGTTACTCACAAGACAAACAGCTAAACCAGAAAAAGTACATCACAAAACGTTGACCTTCAAAACCTGCTGACACATAACCCATAATCTAACGCAAAGAAATTCACAGGTAATCCCTCATTCACCTCCCCTCTCTTTACGTAGGTACAACTGCATCTTCCCTTAATTATAACTCCaccaaaactctctctctctctctctctctctctctctctctcatgtagCTACTAGTTGACTTCAAATAAATTGGATTCCCCAAATAACCAATTCTTTTGTCATTGAGGCCATGGCTGACAAAACCAAAACCGCTTCTATCGTCATCTGCAGCTCCTCCTCCTTCCCTTTCAATCCTTTTTTCTCAaggaagtgagagagagagagagatcatgaACGCCACAAGCGACTCTGGCGGCTTCCTCGGTTCCAACAACATTGGTAGTTTCGGTTATGGCATTGGTGTATCAGTTGGCATCCTCCTCCTCATCACAACCATCACCCTTGCCTCCTACTTCTGCGCCAGAACTCAGCAGCCGCCTGCCCCGCCCACACGCAGGAACACTCGCGACGCCATGGATCCGCCCGGCTTGGAAAACTTTGTTGTGGACATAGGACTTGATGACAACACCATTCAGAGCTACCCGAAAATGCTCTACTCCGAGGCCAAGCTCCAAAAGAAAAACTCCACTGCCTCCTGCTGCTCCATATGTCTTGCGGACTACAAGAACAGCGACATGCTGCGGCTACTGCCAG is drawn from Malus domestica chromosome 14, GDT2T_hap1 and contains these coding sequences:
- the LOC103424296 gene encoding uncharacterized protein; amino-acid sequence: MAVISPWTTTLMITIMMITTVMHVIDGSDKNPVYSPCADTKVERSDGFTFGIAFASKESFQRNGTVQLSPCDSRLSLSSNAQISVFRPKVDEISLLSVNSSSFNPDTYGFMVAFAGRKYAARSLPTFVANGTYTVTSFTLVLEFNKGRLQNLYWKKDGCSKCSGSSDFVCLNNQHCAFKTSSCKNHGGSVDCSLGIQLAFSGTDKHLSVLNSWYEVANLRQYSLYGLYSNLKDSLSSQYSKIF
- the LOC103454174 gene encoding RING-H2 finger protein ATL70-like; translation: MNATSDSGGFLGSNNIGSFGYGIGVSVGILLLITTITLASYFCARTQQPPAPPTRRNTRDAMDPPGLENFVVDIGLDDNTIQSYPKMLYSEAKLQKKNSTASCCSICLADYKNSDMLRLLPDCRHLFHLKCIDPWLRLNPTCPVCRTSPIPTPLSTPLAEVVPLASRRD